A genomic stretch from Candidatus Nitrososphaera gargensis Ga9.2 includes:
- a CDS encoding RtcB family protein yields MDPNPDRGMKVPVTIYANDLLISKMVTDRTIDQAANVATLPGVKKHVVVLPDGHEGYGFPVGGVAATDIEEGVISPGGVGYDINCGVRLVRTNLTESDLRPRLKDLVNELFKSIPSGVGSEGAVRLTKAELDELLVEGVRWAVRHGYGTEDDAEVCEESGMMAGADPASVSDTARKRGAPQLGSLGSGNHFLEVQKVDKIFDERAAKAMGLDQVGQLTVLIHCGSRGFGHQICTDYLRVSESALRKYGLTLADRELACVPNNSKEGEDYRKAMYSALNFAWANRQMITHWTRKTFERVFKAGEGGLDMDLVYDVAHNIAKVERYKVDGEGTRDVVVHRKGATRAFPAGMEQVPGKYRGIGQPVIIPGSMGTASWILLGNKKSLDLSFGSTAHGAGRTMSRSAAKRSYTAEGVKSGLESKGIYVKALTREGVVEETPDAYKDVDAVANVSHSLGIATKVVRLVPIGVIKG; encoded by the coding sequence ATCGACCCAAACCCTGACAGGGGCATGAAGGTCCCAGTCACGATCTATGCAAACGACTTGTTGATATCAAAAATGGTAACTGACAGGACAATCGACCAGGCGGCAAACGTCGCAACGCTGCCCGGCGTTAAAAAGCATGTAGTCGTGCTGCCAGACGGCCACGAAGGCTACGGCTTTCCTGTAGGCGGGGTGGCCGCGACTGACATCGAGGAAGGAGTCATAAGCCCCGGCGGCGTAGGCTATGACATCAACTGCGGCGTCAGGCTTGTCAGGACCAACCTGACAGAAAGCGATCTCCGGCCGCGGCTAAAAGATCTCGTTAACGAGCTTTTCAAGTCAATCCCCTCCGGTGTGGGGAGCGAAGGCGCAGTCCGCCTGACGAAAGCCGAGCTGGACGAGCTTCTAGTTGAAGGCGTAAGATGGGCTGTCCGGCATGGCTACGGGACAGAGGACGATGCCGAGGTATGCGAAGAGAGCGGCATGATGGCCGGCGCAGATCCTGCAAGCGTTTCAGACACTGCAAGAAAGAGGGGAGCGCCCCAGTTAGGGTCCCTGGGCTCTGGCAACCACTTTCTCGAAGTGCAAAAGGTGGACAAGATCTTCGACGAGCGAGCGGCCAAGGCGATGGGACTTGATCAAGTTGGACAGCTGACCGTGCTCATACACTGCGGCTCGCGCGGCTTTGGACACCAGATATGCACAGATTACCTGCGCGTTTCTGAATCTGCACTGCGCAAATACGGACTGACCCTTGCAGACAGGGAGCTAGCGTGCGTCCCAAACAACTCGAAAGAGGGCGAGGACTACCGCAAAGCAATGTACTCTGCTCTTAACTTTGCGTGGGCAAACAGGCAAATGATCACCCACTGGACCCGTAAGACATTCGAGCGCGTCTTTAAAGCCGGCGAGGGCGGCCTTGACATGGATCTCGTTTACGATGTTGCCCACAACATCGCCAAGGTAGAGCGCTACAAGGTGGACGGCGAAGGCACCCGAGACGTGGTGGTGCATAGAAAAGGCGCGACAAGGGCGTTCCCTGCAGGCATGGAGCAGGTGCCGGGCAAATACCGAGGAATAGGCCAGCCTGTTATAATCCCCGGCTCGATGGGAACCGCCAGCTGGATCTTGCTTGGAAACAAAAAGTCGCTTGACCTTAGCTTTGGCTCTACCGCGCACGGAGCCGGCAGGACTATGTCAAGGTCTGCGGCAAAGCGCAGCTACACTGCAGAAGGAGTAAAGAGCGGGCTAGAATCAAAGGGCATCTATGTCAAGGCGCTGACAAGGGAAGGTGTGGTCGAAGAGACGCCCGATGCGTACAAGGACGTTGACGCTGTCGCCAACGTATCGCACTCGCTTGGCATAGCTACCAAGGTCGTGAGGCTCGTGCCGATAGGAGTGATAAAGGGCTAA
- a CDS encoding DNA-binding protein: MSAAEEDPDIEMIKARKLKELREKAAALEKSKSTVGQPKKKKSAREVVSGYLYDRGDEVLDLAYAQYPAQTEAIVTRIAELMLSGEITSKISGGELLALFRSVGLNVRVNTTIRVEDKGKLISFSDKLKQQNDDD; encoded by the coding sequence ATGTCTGCCGCTGAAGAAGATCCTGACATCGAGATGATCAAGGCGCGCAAGCTCAAAGAGCTGCGTGAAAAAGCCGCGGCGCTTGAGAAGTCAAAATCAACTGTCGGCCAGCCAAAGAAAAAGAAGTCTGCCCGCGAAGTGGTGTCTGGCTACCTGTACGACAGGGGCGATGAAGTGCTCGATTTGGCATACGCGCAGTACCCCGCGCAGACAGAGGCGATAGTTACAAGAATCGCAGAGCTCATGCTGTCAGGCGAAATAACAAGCAAGATATCTGGTGGCGAGCTCTTGGCGCTTTTCAGGTCAGTAGGTCTGAACGTGAGGGTCAACACTACCATCAGAGTTGAGGACAAGGGCAAGCTCATCTCGTTCTCTGACAAGCTAAAGCAGCAGAATGATGATGATTGA
- a CDS encoding class I SAM-dependent methyltransferase, translating into MVPTFFEPFARDLIQLSNLEQTSGSILDVACGTGILSYLVADSHNIIVRRVVVGIHVNPSMLRMARHSYSRKSIEWIEGSAISLPFPDDESFILVMCQQGLQFFPVGFRH; encoded by the coding sequence TTGGTTCCTACATTCTTTGAGCCCTTTGCTAGAGACTTGATACAACTATCGAACCTTGAACAAACCAGTGGCAGCATACTCGATGTAGCCTGTGGAACAGGCATTTTATCATACCTTGTCGCAGACAGTCATAATATTATTGTGAGAAGAGTTGTTGTAGGGATCCATGTCAATCCTTCGATGCTTAGAATGGCACGCCATTCTTACTCTAGAAAAAGTATAGAATGGATAGAGGGGTCTGCTATTTCGCTACCATTCCCTGATGATGAGTCCTTTATTCTAGTAATGTGCCAACAGGGATTGCAGTTCTTTCCCGTAGGCTTCAGACACTAA
- a CDS encoding 30S ribosomal protein S11 codes for MSETTDEITQTKWGVAHIFSSYNNTLVHITDLSGSETISFSSGGRHVTADRYESSPYAAMKSAVAAAEVAKAKGINALHIRVRAVGGVGPRIPGPGAQAAIRALARAGFRIGRIDDVTPIPHDTTRKPGGRRGRRV; via the coding sequence ATGTCTGAAACTACCGACGAGATTACCCAGACAAAGTGGGGAGTAGCCCACATCTTTAGCAGTTACAATAATACGCTTGTCCACATCACCGACCTGAGCGGGAGCGAAACGATTTCATTCAGCTCCGGCGGGCGCCACGTTACCGCTGACAGGTATGAATCATCGCCTTATGCGGCCATGAAGTCGGCTGTTGCGGCAGCCGAAGTTGCCAAGGCAAAGGGCATCAATGCGCTCCACATCCGAGTAAGAGCCGTTGGTGGCGTGGGCCCGAGAATCCCCGGCCCAGGCGCGCAGGCAGCCATCAGGGCACTTGCAAGGGCGGGCTTCCGCATCGGCAGGATTGACGACGTGACTCCGATACCACACGACACTACAAGAAAACCGGGCGGCAGAAGGGGACGCAGAGTCTAG
- the thiL gene encoding thiamine-phosphate kinase, which produces MTKLDEKEIIRIFADKLGIADLDDVVLLGKGVVFKTDMLVASTDVPDSMEAWQIARKSIVSCVSDLAAKGVRPHAAMISLGLPENRTRPYVEGLAEGFAIASKEFGVKIVGGDTNKANELVIDCSMVGFASSGKIPTRKGAGPGDFVVVSGMFGLPPAGLAILMQNTVATGAFKKQAAESVLVPKPRQRFGLALAKYFSSSIDSSDGLAISLYELASQSRVNIAIENVPAAEGVEKFAQENGLDAHELVFHGGEEYEIVATIPRSKLKQAMAAARKAGTALHVIGRVQRGAGDVFVGKRLLENRGYVHFRMR; this is translated from the coding sequence ATGACCAAGTTAGATGAAAAAGAGATCATCAGGATCTTTGCGGACAAGCTTGGCATAGCCGACCTTGACGATGTCGTGCTGCTTGGCAAGGGTGTCGTTTTCAAAACAGACATGCTGGTCGCAAGCACCGACGTGCCAGATAGCATGGAGGCATGGCAGATTGCCAGAAAGAGTATTGTCTCATGCGTCAGCGACCTTGCTGCCAAGGGCGTCAGGCCACATGCAGCAATGATATCGCTTGGCTTGCCAGAGAACCGCACCCGGCCGTACGTCGAGGGGCTTGCGGAAGGCTTTGCAATTGCTTCAAAGGAATTTGGAGTCAAGATAGTGGGCGGCGACACAAACAAGGCTAACGAGCTTGTCATTGACTGCAGCATGGTAGGCTTTGCCAGCAGCGGCAAGATCCCGACAAGGAAGGGAGCTGGACCGGGCGACTTTGTGGTAGTATCCGGCATGTTTGGCCTGCCGCCCGCCGGCCTTGCAATCCTGATGCAGAACACAGTGGCCACAGGGGCATTCAAAAAGCAGGCGGCCGAGTCTGTGCTTGTGCCAAAGCCCAGGCAGCGCTTTGGTCTGGCATTGGCAAAATATTTTTCATCATCTATTGATTCAAGCGATGGCCTTGCTATATCGCTCTACGAGCTGGCAAGCCAGAGCAGAGTCAACATTGCAATTGAAAATGTGCCGGCCGCAGAAGGGGTGGAGAAGTTTGCTCAAGAAAACGGTCTTGATGCGCACGAGCTGGTGTTTCACGGGGGCGAAGAGTACGAGATCGTGGCGACGATCCCGAGATCGAAGCTAAAGCAGGCGATGGCCGCCGCAAGGAAAGCAGGAACTGCCCTGCATGTCATAGGCAGGGTCCAAAGAGGGGCCGGCGACGTCTTTGTCGGAAAGAGGTTACTTGAGAACAGAGGCTATGTGCACTTTCGCATGCGATAA
- a CDS encoding phosphohexomutase domain-containing protein, translating into MKISISGVRGVYGQDLNLHEVSIFASQFASVIKSGKCVVARDTRPSGMIIAQTVVAGLMAGGVDVYNLGVAPTPAAFREARRFGAGVIITASHNPLEWNGLKFIIEGRGLFERELAKMLKSVGGCEGKFGSEFRISSRYVDEVADVAKGGAKVKVGIDPGGGAACGYGERLFKKLGHQYHSINGVAGVSSRGPDPTADELADLRALVTANKLDHGFALDLDADRLVVVNNMGEKLNPDATLLLCVARSLEMGMKKFVTSIDTSVAIEKYVRDHKGKISYSKVGEANVVSKMLEVDAEAGGEGSSAGFIMPKFNMCRDGLLAAATISTLDKKTIDSCLKFASQFVQIRSKITAESAFHKKVIEKLPDIFKRDASSIMTEDGVKAIIDDDSWVLVRPSNTEHAIRVSVESRAGKAQALFKDASEKVQAAYDQVR; encoded by the coding sequence GTGAAGATATCGATCTCGGGCGTCAGAGGGGTTTACGGGCAGGACCTCAACCTGCATGAAGTGAGCATATTCGCAAGCCAATTCGCCAGTGTAATAAAATCTGGCAAGTGTGTGGTCGCAAGAGATACCCGCCCGTCTGGCATGATAATCGCCCAGACTGTTGTGGCAGGCTTGATGGCAGGAGGCGTCGATGTTTACAATCTGGGCGTTGCTCCCACACCGGCGGCGTTTCGGGAGGCGCGCAGGTTCGGCGCAGGTGTGATAATAACGGCATCTCACAACCCGCTAGAATGGAACGGATTAAAGTTCATAATCGAGGGCAGGGGACTTTTTGAGCGCGAGCTTGCCAAGATGTTAAAGTCGGTAGGCGGCTGCGAAGGCAAGTTTGGGAGCGAGTTTCGGATCTCTTCGCGTTATGTGGACGAAGTGGCAGACGTTGCAAAAGGCGGCGCGAAGGTTAAGGTCGGAATCGATCCCGGCGGCGGAGCCGCATGTGGCTATGGCGAAAGACTGTTCAAAAAGCTGGGCCACCAGTACCACAGCATTAACGGCGTCGCAGGCGTGTCGTCAAGGGGCCCCGATCCTACCGCGGACGAGCTTGCGGATCTGCGCGCACTTGTAACTGCAAACAAGCTAGACCACGGCTTTGCGCTCGATCTTGATGCCGACAGGCTTGTAGTGGTCAACAATATGGGAGAAAAATTAAACCCGGACGCGACCCTGCTTCTGTGCGTGGCTAGGTCACTTGAGATGGGCATGAAAAAGTTTGTGACCAGCATAGACACCAGCGTCGCAATAGAAAAGTACGTCCGTGACCATAAAGGCAAAATATCATACTCCAAGGTGGGCGAGGCGAACGTTGTCAGCAAGATGCTTGAGGTAGACGCGGAGGCCGGGGGCGAGGGAAGTAGCGCAGGTTTTATCATGCCCAAGTTCAACATGTGCCGCGACGGGCTCTTGGCAGCTGCCACGATTTCGACCCTTGACAAAAAGACGATAGATTCATGCTTGAAATTTGCTTCGCAGTTTGTGCAGATAAGGTCAAAGATAACGGCCGAGTCTGCGTTTCACAAAAAAGTGATTGAAAAGCTGCCCGATATTTTCAAGCGCGACGCGTCTTCTATAATGACCGAAGACGGCGTCAAGGCGATAATAGACGATGACTCGTGGGTGCTGGTCAGGCCATCAAACACCGAGCACGCGATCAGAGTCTCTGTCGAGTCCAGAGCCGGCAAGGCGCAGGCACTCTTCAAGGATGCAAGCGAAAAGGTCCAGGCAGCATATGACCAAGTTAGATGA
- a CDS encoding helix-turn-helix domain-containing protein, with protein sequence MYQKAGLLRKPHDKVLQIQANPTEHQVKILNDTIETCRHLYNNSLGERSAGWGIGYWEQTYILPLRKHDNKYYKCTVKSYRMYCRGLIRRILHFSKI encoded by the coding sequence ATGTACCAAAAGGCAGGTCTTCTGAGGAAACCGCATGATAAGGTGCTACAAATTCAGGCTAACCCTACAGAGCATCAAGTCAAAATCTTGAATGACACCATTGAAACATGCAGACATCTCTACAATAACTCGCTTGGAGAAAGGAGTGCAGGTTGGGGCATTGGATATTGGGAGCAGACGTACATTTTGCCATTAAGGAAGCATGATAACAAATACTACAAGTGCACAGTCAAGTCTTACAGGATGTATTGTCGAGGCTTGATAAGGCGTATCCTGCATTTTTCAAAAATATAA
- a CDS encoding transposase, whose translation MRKLQRNLVRKKKGSKNREKARIQLSKAWRQVGRHRDDFVHKTSKNGGR comes from the coding sequence ATCAGGAAGCTCCAACGAAATCTTGTAAGGAAAAAGAAGGGTTCTAAGAACCGAGAGAAAGCAAGGATTCAACTATCAAAAGCATGGCGACAAGTAGGAAGACACAGGGATGATTTTGTGCACAAGACATCAAAAAATGGTGGCAGATGA
- a CDS encoding zinc ribbon domain-containing protein — protein MPLGEKAARIYTAYKVEKRGRQAIVVNPNGTSQKCSRCRFVVEKDLSVHTHQCPSCGLTIETTMQL, from the coding sequence ATGCCACTTGGGGAAAAAGCTGCGCGAATATACACTGCCTACAAGGTAGAAAAGCGCGGTCGACAGGCAATTGTTGTCAATCCAAATGGAACTTCGCAGAAATGCTCCAGATGCAGATTTGTGGTTGAGAAAGACCTGTCTGTACACACACATCAATGTCCAAGCTGCGGGCTAACAATAGAGACTACAATGCAGCTTTGA
- a CDS encoding ArsR family transcriptional regulator, which translates to MFPEKLKKAIQLLGDDVNWKIVELLADRGKVTWQELLDGSGAVHAKTLNFQLKELIGVGLVDRYEVGRSLEGNTGILSFDLSPWGKDIVRGLQSALNTKQNE; encoded by the coding sequence ATGTTCCCTGAAAAGCTAAAGAAGGCAATTCAACTACTGGGTGATGATGTAAACTGGAAGATAGTTGAATTGCTTGCAGACAGAGGCAAGGTTACCTGGCAAGAACTTCTCGATGGATCAGGAGCAGTACACGCAAAAACGCTCAACTTCCAGCTGAAAGAACTGATTGGAGTTGGACTTGTAGATAGATACGAGGTTGGCCGTTCACTCGAAGGCAACACAGGGATTCTATCATTCGATCTTAGTCCGTGGGGAAAGGATATAGTTAGAGGCTTGCAGTCAGCATTGAATACCAAACAGAATGAATAG
- a CDS encoding MEDS domain-containing protein, with protein MIEQNCHAACIVDLDGSGFSAIYSRIHQYLLKGYAVAYVAEDNTATAIQNIKNSGVDVDHFLPTGALQVIDRDLYYNPNKELEPQKLLDQFSKIVTQVDFQKFKGMLGIGSAGPAFFQKGKLEPLLEYEHKIGKRFKVPVEIICCYRSNDIRQLEFSHLVSVITSHAYVITSEGTEHKGLNSDAIISFIAAGINKSLCANISDIILKTLEIAYGIKKERIISQPRIFKNALEKALGITSSRIVLAEIENEIRCALLGDNKT; from the coding sequence TTGATAGAGCAAAATTGTCATGCAGCATGCATAGTTGACTTAGACGGTTCAGGGTTTTCTGCAATTTATTCCAGGATCCACCAGTATCTCCTCAAAGGCTATGCCGTGGCATATGTTGCAGAGGATAACACAGCGACCGCAATACAAAACATTAAAAATTCCGGAGTTGACGTTGACCACTTCCTACCAACTGGCGCTCTTCAGGTAATTGACAGGGACTTGTACTACAATCCAAACAAGGAACTTGAGCCACAAAAATTACTTGATCAGTTTTCCAAGATAGTAACTCAAGTTGACTTCCAAAAGTTCAAGGGGATGCTAGGAATTGGTTCAGCTGGTCCTGCCTTTTTCCAAAAAGGAAAACTTGAACCACTCTTGGAATATGAACACAAGATTGGCAAGAGATTTAAGGTGCCGGTAGAGATCATCTGCTGCTATCGGTCTAATGACATCAGGCAACTAGAATTCAGCCATCTTGTATCTGTCATTACTTCTCATGCATATGTGATTACCTCAGAAGGGACAGAGCATAAGGGACTGAACTCTGACGCAATTATTTCATTTATCGCTGCTGGAATTAACAAATCATTGTGTGCAAACATATCTGACATTATATTAAAAACCTTGGAAATTGCATATGGCATAAAGAAAGAGCGAATAATATCACAACCGAGAATTTTTAAAAATGCCTTGGAAAAAGCACTTGGCATCACTTCTTCCAGAATTGTCCTAGCTGAAATAGAGAATGAAATCCGGTGCGCTCTGCTGGGCGACAATAAAACGTAG
- a CDS encoding MEDS domain-containing protein — MAQTSTLRCFYEEPERAREIEFRFLRNGLFRGEHCIYILHEGDEIDIIENEIADNGIDVIHFKKKGLLHIVKVNDLLTRPEVYMDAFQNLLNDIANKFKPIVKEL; from the coding sequence TTGGCCCAAACAAGCACATTGCGATGTTTTTACGAGGAGCCAGAGCGGGCAAGGGAGATAGAGTTTCGATTCTTGCGTAATGGTCTCTTTAGGGGAGAGCATTGCATCTACATATTGCATGAAGGTGACGAGATCGACATTATAGAAAATGAGATAGCTGACAATGGGATTGATGTCATTCATTTCAAGAAGAAGGGTCTCCTCCACATAGTAAAAGTCAATGATCTCTTGACCCGCCCAGAGGTATACATGGACGCTTTTCAGAATTTGCTAAATGACATTGCAAACAAGTTCAAGCCAATAGTAAAAGAGCTGTAG